One Apostichopus japonicus isolate 1M-3 chromosome 7, ASM3797524v1, whole genome shotgun sequence genomic region harbors:
- the LOC139970171 gene encoding uncharacterized protein has product MSLEDKKETMIRALKWKYKRRYEAVHPIPYMREKHFSVNQVFIDTGVEVCLTETPHQGASIPWEPLESYKEIFGDRRMQAKRLVIEGEPGYGKSTLTMQLAYDWCNKIKDSPIHKVDILIILQLRQLSSQTSIPRAIKLYLLPRADITVKDIESILLRYHVKILLDGYDEYLEHDLGVGLRPVDMVIVGKHLKNIDVAITTRYQPKELAPGTKIVKLTGFDAKAREEYIRKGIDADDTKLKEIQTQLEDNVVLRDFCEVPLIFVMFAHVAEEKKYYFRDYNSVTGLFRFLVSCFHDHMRNKLTDANVNNLYRFENDHARLDYIAFSTLSEKGHQTKWEKKQLSEALTEELYNRYVQLGSFIEEEVVLDLDDSTSRITEVRFYHDIVCEWYAAHYLAFLASKPETKFTSTAGHHSPQEDLVSLNMLNPFNFQYVFRFACGLRPESGDKIIDYLRSIPGGEKFAILCSLEQNTKESLKTVRTLCSDTVSFSDKDSQLSQRSLALLLKIASTHKVPIECLSLEKCLTADEDGTSYLKGENRLPFLQVKKMKIEKSTQISVEDMERILAYARQSEIIKELVINSNRNPTNASVQKISLSGKHFQVRWSCPNGFYALDFAGKCWRVMGPSRKRKHDNTEEEVKEQQAKRSNESFCTIL; this is encoded by the exons ATGTCACTAGAAG ATAAGAAAGAGACTATGATAAGAGCTTTGAAATGGAAGTACAAGAGACGGTATGAAGCAGTCCATCCCATCCCATACATGAGAGAAAAGCACTTCTCCGTGAACCAAGTCTTTATAGATACCGGTGTTGAAGTATGTCTGACCGAAACACCACATCAAGGAGCTTCAATTCCATGGGAACCGTTAGAATCATATAAAGAGATTTTCGGTGATCGTCGAATGCAAGCAAAGAGACTCGTAATAGAAGGCGAACCTGGATATGGAAAATCGACATTGACGATGCAACTTGCGTATGACTGGTGCAACAAAATAAAAGATTCTCCGATACATAAGGTTGATATCCTAATTATTCTCCAGTTGAGGCAATTAAGTAGTCAAACGTCTATCCCTAGGGCCATCAAGCTTTACTTACTACCTCGTGCTGACATTACCGTCAAGGACATTGAATCTATTCTTCTACGATACCACGTTAAAATACTTTTAGATGGATATGACGAGTATCTTGAACATGACTTAGGCGTCGGTTTGCGTCCCGTTGACATGGTAATTGTCGGCAAACACCTAAAGAACATTGACGTTGCTATAACAACGAGGTATCAACCGAAGGAACTCGCTCCAGGAACAAAAATTGTGAAACTGACTGGTTTTGACGCGAAAGCAAGAGAAGAATATATCAGGAAGGGGATAGATGCCGACGATACGAAATTGAAGGAAATTCAAACACAGCTTGAAGACAATGTTGTTTTGAGAGATTTCTGCGAGGTTCCTCtgatatttgtaatgtttgCTCATGTGGCTGAGGAGAAGAAATATTACTTTAGAGACTATAATTCTGTTACAGGATTATTTCGCTTCCTCGTTTCCTGCTTCCATGATCACATGAGAAACAAACTGACAGATGCAAATGTAAATAATCTTTACCGTTTCGAAAATGACCACGCTAGGTTAGACTATATAGCGTTCAGCACTTTAAGTGAGAAGGGACATCAGACTAAATGGGAGAAAAAGCAACTGAGTGAAGCTCTTACAGAGGAATTATACAATCGTTATGTTCAATTAGGTAGTTTTATTGAGGAAGAGGTAGTTCTCGATTTGGATGATTCAACGTCTAGGATAACTGAAGTCAGATTTTATCACGACATAGTTTGTGAATGGTATGCAGCTCATTACTTAGCTTTCTTAGCGTCGAAACCCGAAACAAAGTTTACGAGCACGGCAGGACACCACTCTCCGCAAGAAGATTTAGTCTCTTTGAATATGTTAAATCCGTTTAATTTCCAATATGTTTTTCGATTTGCTTGTGGGCTTCGGCCTGAAAGTGGAGACAAAATAATTGACTATTTGAGGAGCATACCGGGTGGTGAAAAGTTTGCAATACTCTGCAGCTTGGAACAAAATACGAAGGAATCTCTGAAAACGGTGCGAACGTTATGTTCAGATACTGTTTCGTTTAGCGACAAAGACTCACAATTGTCACAGAGATCTTTGGCCTTACTATTGAAAATTGCGTCTACTCATAAG GTCCCTATTGAGTGTTTGTCTTTAGAGAAGTGCTTAACTGCGGATGAGGATGGTACATCGTACTTAAAAGGAGAGAACCGATTGCCTTTCCTCCAAGTGAAGAAGATGAAGATTGAGAAGTCTACTCAGATAAGCGTAGAAGACATGGAAAGAATATTAGCCTACGCCCGCCAGTCTGAGATAATAAAGGAACTCGT GATTAACAGCAACAGAAACCCAACAAATGCCTCGGTTCAGAAAATTTCATTGAGTGGCAAGCATTTTCAAG